From Microcystis aeruginosa NIES-2549, a single genomic window includes:
- a CDS encoding glutathione S-transferase family protein yields the protein MLELYQFELSAYCEKVRLILDYKGLAYKKRDVVPGVGQLDLFRLSGQRQVPVLKDGDTYIADSTEIAFYLDRKYPEKPIIPTDPLQRGQCLLIEEWADESLGLKGRTAFLGAFAQNQNFRTAFLPRETPDFMRLLLGSMPGELIDILGAGVGLGKDAINTAKKGLQQDLEALNLILTNRPYLVGDQPTLADLAVAGLSVLLQFPQGSYLNLPRELQGKGIPGLADNSAYEGFFAWRDRLYSQYRQTITPGSSTPPIDSPTSIQIE from the coding sequence ATGCTAGAACTCTACCAATTTGAATTATCTGCCTATTGTGAGAAAGTCCGTCTCATCCTCGACTATAAAGGACTGGCCTATAAAAAAAGGGACGTGGTGCCGGGGGTGGGACAATTGGACTTATTCCGTCTTTCCGGACAGCGACAGGTCCCGGTCCTCAAGGATGGTGATACCTATATCGCTGACTCGACGGAGATTGCTTTTTATCTCGATCGCAAGTATCCTGAAAAACCAATTATCCCCACAGATCCCCTCCAACGGGGTCAATGTTTATTAATCGAAGAATGGGCCGATGAATCCCTGGGATTAAAAGGAAGAACCGCTTTTCTCGGCGCTTTTGCCCAAAATCAAAACTTTCGTACCGCTTTTTTACCCCGGGAAACTCCCGATTTTATGCGCTTGTTACTGGGTTCCATGCCGGGGGAATTAATTGATATTTTGGGTGCGGGTGTAGGTCTGGGAAAAGATGCTATCAATACTGCGAAAAAGGGGCTACAACAGGACTTAGAGGCTTTAAACCTCATTTTAACCAATCGTCCCTATTTAGTCGGGGATCAGCCCACTTTAGCCGATTTAGCCGTGGCGGGATTGAGTGTACTGCTTCAGTTTCCCCAGGGTTCCTATCTCAACTTACCCAGGGAATTGCAAGGCAAGGGGATTCCGGGGTTAGCCGATAATAGCGCCTACGAGGGCTTTTTTGCTTGGCGCGACCGTCTTTATAGTCAATACCGTCAAACTATCACCCCGGGGAGTTCCACCCCTCCTATAGATTCCCCCACCTCCATCCAGATCGAATAG